ccctatggtcaACTCtcaaggcctttttgagggtcaagatctgattttagggctgtgtgtgtgtgtgtgtgtgtgtgtgtgtgtgtgtgtgtgtgtgtgtgtgtgtgtgtgtgtgtgggtctaaCTAAACAAAccattcctccctctcttccgtCTCTCCTAGGATGAAGATGCTGCGGAGGAAGCTTGATGAAAACCCAGCAAAGATGACGACATGCTGGCGTGGACGTCTACATAAGCCGCCACTTGGATATTGATTGGGAGGCGACGAGCCGACGTGTAGCTGTCGTCCTCCTGAGTGAACAGGACGCCCCATTAAATCCACCAGAGCATTTGACAGGGACGGTATGAGGGCCTTGGTgtcagctgtggaggctggagatgaCATAAGAGAGAAAGTGGAGCGCGTCTGAATACAAACTAGGAGCTCCATCATTGCAGAGAATCCATATTAGAGATGTACAATGGATGAATGAGTTGAGTTGGACTGCAGGGGCATATTCTGAACTGAACTCCTCCCGTTAGCTGTTTTCTGGAGCATCATATGAAATCATTGTGATACACAGGACGACCAGTGAGGGACGATgagcggaggatgaggagcggCCATTTGTGTTTTCCCAGCGGCGCGTCCCAACGCCTCCGTCTCGCGAGGCCGGTCTGATCCCGGGCGACCGGCGCGGCGGCGAGATGGCGCTGGACAACAGCTCGCTGCACTACCTCGCCTACGGCAACGCCACGGAGGCGCCCAACGGCACGGCGGCGCCGCCCTGGAGCCGGGCCGCGCTCCTCGGCCTGCAGGTGTCCCTGTCGGCGCTGCTGGCCGCCGTCACCCTGGCGACGGTGCTCTCCAACGCCTTCGTCATCGCCACCATCTTCCTGACCCGGAAGCTGCACACGCCGGCCAACTTCCTCATCGGCTCGCTCGCCGTCACCGACCTGCTCGTGTCCATCCTGGTGATGCCCATCAGCATCGTCTACACCGTCAGCAAGACGTGGTCGCTGGGGCAGATCGTCTGCGACGTCTGGCTCTCGTCCGACATCACCTTCTGCACCGCCTCCATCCTGCACCTGTGCGTGATCGCGCTGGACCGCTACTGGGCCATCACGGACGCGCTGGGCTACTCCAAGCGCCGCACCATGCGCCGGGCCGGGGTCATGGTCGGCGTGGTGTGGGTCATCTCCATATCCATCTCCATGCCGCCGCTTTTCTGGCGGCAGGCGAAGGCTCACGAGGAGCTGACGGCGTGCATGGTGAATACAGACCAGATCTCGTACACCCTCTACTCCACCTTCGGCGCCTTCTACGTTCCCACGGTGCTTCTCATCATCCTCTATGGGCGGATTTACGTGGCCGCCCGCTCCCGCATCTTCAAGACGCCGTCGTCCTCCGGGAAGCGCTTCACCACAGCGCAGCTCATCCAGACCTCCGCCGGCTCCTCGCTCTGTTCCCTTAACTCCGCCTCCAACCAGGAAGTGCACCTCCACTCTGGCGGCGGCTCGCCGCTCTTCGTGAACAGCGTGAAGGTGAAGCTGGCCGACAGCGTGCTGGAGCGGAAGCGGCTGTGCGCGGCGCGCGAGAGGAAGGCCACCAAGACGCTGGGCATCATCCTGGGCGCCTTCATCGTCTGCTGGCTGCCGTTCTTCGTGGGCACGCTGGTCATGGCCATATGCAAAACGTGCTGGTTCGACCCGGTGCTGTTCGACGTGTTCACCTGGCTGGGCTACCTGAACTCGCTCATCAACCCCGTGATCTACACCGTGTTCAACGACGAGTTCAAGCAGGCGTTCCagaaactcatgaaactcagACGATGCTCGTGAAAAAACGGTGGATTAAAAtggactgaaaacacagaaaataacaatagtagtaataataataatcatattaaAGATGATTATCGTACTTTAAGTGTTCCATCATGTAAACACATGCTGTAAACCTTCTTTTTCTACATTAAACTGCTCTGTGCCATAGCTCCTTAGATAACTGCAGTATATCCATCAGACTAGACGGTTGCATGCATGTGAAAGGAAAAAACTCCACAAATGACTCAAATACAACAAAAAGGTTCAAGCCAGTTTCATTTCATTGGGACCTTGTTAATATTTGTCCCAGCAAACGCTGAAACATGAATTGGTGTAAGTGCTGTTTGTAATTGTGTGGATCAGACTCGGCGAGTGGAGTTAATCCGCCGGAGATGAAAAGCCATGA
Above is a window of Betta splendens chromosome 22, fBetSpl5.4, whole genome shotgun sequence DNA encoding:
- the htr1d gene encoding 5-hydroxytryptamine receptor 1D, whose translation is MALDNSSLHYLAYGNATEAPNGTAAPPWSRAALLGLQVSLSALLAAVTLATVLSNAFVIATIFLTRKLHTPANFLIGSLAVTDLLVSILVMPISIVYTVSKTWSLGQIVCDVWLSSDITFCTASILHLCVIALDRYWAITDALGYSKRRTMRRAGVMVGVVWVISISISMPPLFWRQAKAHEELTACMVNTDQISYTLYSTFGAFYVPTVLLIILYGRIYVAARSRIFKTPSSSGKRFTTAQLIQTSAGSSLCSLNSASNQEVHLHSGGGSPLFVNSVKVKLADSVLERKRLCAARERKATKTLGIILGAFIVCWLPFFVGTLVMAICKTCWFDPVLFDVFTWLGYLNSLINPVIYTVFNDEFKQAFQKLMKLRRCS